A single window of Chloroflexota bacterium DNA harbors:
- a CDS encoding amino acid ABC transporter permease, whose product MSAVTAGAMGRPPPPPPMTVGPLGWLRQNLFSSWGNSLVTVVLAVVLGWALIGLISWVIVTADWLVITSRVQLYLVGLYPQVDAWRPQVAVLLISALLGISWRSWGGTARGFAVGLSAVAVIVGVIPHGLQPLNRALVLAIPVAVGVGYFLAASFFAGRPRRIVGAAFLAVFVGLLIIRGIEGVPGLEPVNTNDVGGLLLNLLLALFGIGASMPIGIALALGRQSNLPVVKWACVAFIEIIRGVPLITLLFMSRHILPLTFPENIKIDTLYITGITIMLFSSAYMAENVRGGMAAVAPGQTEAARALGLRGWQTTLLITLPQGLRNIIPAIVGQFISLFKDTSLVFIIGMLDLVEMGRVTIQSNLEFVDNGREVYLFIAVVFWIFCFSMSYVSRRIERALGVGKR is encoded by the coding sequence ATGAGCGCCGTCACCGCCGGGGCCATGGGACGGCCTCCACCCCCTCCGCCCATGACCGTGGGCCCCCTGGGCTGGCTGCGCCAGAATCTCTTCAGCTCCTGGGGCAACAGCCTGGTGACCGTTGTCCTGGCCGTAGTGCTGGGCTGGGCGTTGATCGGCCTCATCAGTTGGGTGATCGTCACCGCCGACTGGTTGGTCATCACCAGCCGCGTGCAGCTCTACCTGGTGGGGCTCTACCCGCAGGTGGACGCCTGGCGGCCCCAGGTCGCCGTGCTCCTGATCAGCGCCTTGCTGGGAATCTCCTGGCGCTCGTGGGGCGGGACGGCTCGCGGCTTCGCCGTCGGCTTGAGCGCCGTGGCCGTGATCGTCGGCGTGATCCCACACGGCTTGCAGCCGCTCAACCGAGCGCTGGTGCTGGCAATCCCCGTGGCGGTCGGCGTGGGCTATTTCCTGGCGGCGAGTTTCTTCGCCGGACGCCCCAGGCGCATCGTCGGCGCCGCGTTCCTGGCCGTGTTTGTCGGCTTGCTGATCATCCGCGGCATCGAAGGTGTGCCCGGCCTCGAGCCCGTCAACACGAACGATGTCGGCGGGCTGCTGCTCAACCTGCTGCTGGCCCTTTTTGGCATCGGCGCCTCGATGCCCATCGGCATCGCGCTGGCGCTGGGACGGCAGAGCAATCTGCCGGTCGTCAAGTGGGCCTGCGTCGCGTTCATCGAAATCATCCGGGGCGTGCCGCTCATCACCCTGCTCTTCATGTCCCGCCACATCCTGCCGCTGACGTTCCCCGAGAACATCAAGATCGACACGCTCTACATCACGGGCATCACCATCATGCTCTTCAGCTCGGCCTATATGGCAGAGAACGTGCGCGGCGGCATGGCCGCGGTCGCTCCCGGGCAGACGGAGGCGGCCCGGGCGCTGGGCCTGCGCGGCTGGCAGACCACCCTGCTCATCACGCTGCCGCAGGGTCTCAGGAACATCATTCCCGCCATCGTGGGGCAGTTCATCAGCCTGTTCAAAGACACCAGCCTGGTCTTCATCATCGGCATGTTGGACCTCGTCGAGATGGGCCGTGTGACGATTCAGTCAAACCTGGAATTCGTCGACAACGGCAGGGAGGTCTATCTGTTCATCGCCGTCGTCTTCTGGATTTTCTGCTTCTCGATGTCGTATGTCAGCCGGCGCATCGAACGCGCGCTTGGCGTGGGCAAACGCTAA
- a CDS encoding helix-turn-helix transcriptional regulator, translating into MTRFGEAATASRQRLRESDRRYSLRQVARRIGVEPSYLSKVERGQVAPPSEATTVRLAKELGQDPDVFLAMAGKVSRDLQDVICKRPALFAELIRQLKDAPDHAILHIVREVRDGDW; encoded by the coding sequence ATGACACGTTTTGGCGAGGCGGCCACGGCCAGCCGGCAGCGTCTCCGGGAGTCAGACCGGCGCTATTCGTTGCGCCAGGTGGCGCGGCGGATCGGCGTCGAGCCCAGCTATCTGAGCAAGGTGGAGCGGGGACAGGTGGCGCCGCCGTCGGAGGCCACCACGGTGCGTTTGGCCAAGGAATTGGGCCAGGACCCGGACGTGTTCCTGGCGATGGCGGGCAAGGTGTCGCGGGACCTCCAGGACGTCATTTGCAAACGCCCCGCTCTGTTCGCGGAACTGATTCGACAACTCAAGGATGCGCCCGACCACGCCATCCTTCACATCGTGCGCGAGGTGCGCGACGGTGACTGGTGA
- a CDS encoding aminotransferase class III-fold pyridoxal phosphate-dependent enzyme, which translates to MSKATTSSEQLLGRAKRVLTAGALGRFSIPDEVSVVFESGSGSRLRTVDGDEYIDYLLGSGPVLLGHAHPDVEAAVQAQLSRGTTYFFLNVPAIELAERLIDAVPCADQLRYTSTGTESTHLALRGARAYTGRSKILKFEGAWHGMHDYALWGTVPTDASDYPHSEPDSAGIPSVLGDEVLVAPFNELEITRQLIESHADDLAAVIVEPLQRVLKPEPGFLEGLRELTARLSIVLIFDEIVTGFRIAWGGAQERYGVMPDMATYGKAMAGAFPLAAIMGRADVMDVYARQSRSTRDVAWASGTFSGNPVAAAAGVAALDVLSADGVYDRLQATGSRLRRGIEDLGRKHGVPTQALGEDPVFGVRFMENAHPKTWMDLQDHDGDFGHRWSVECIRGGLLLNPNEKWYVSIAHDDADLDRTFEILDGAFRRALG; encoded by the coding sequence ATGTCCAAGGCCACGACGTCGTCCGAGCAACTCCTGGGAAGAGCCAAGCGTGTGCTGACCGCCGGAGCGTTGGGGCGGTTCAGCATTCCGGACGAGGTCAGCGTGGTATTCGAGTCCGGCTCCGGCAGCCGTTTGCGCACCGTCGACGGCGATGAGTACATCGACTATCTCCTCGGCTCCGGCCCCGTCCTTCTCGGCCATGCGCATCCGGACGTGGAAGCGGCCGTGCAAGCCCAGCTGAGCCGCGGCACGACCTATTTTTTCCTCAACGTGCCGGCGATCGAGCTGGCCGAGCGTCTGATCGACGCCGTCCCCTGCGCCGACCAACTGCGCTACACCAGCACCGGTACCGAGTCCACCCACCTGGCGCTGCGCGGCGCGCGGGCCTACACCGGCCGATCCAAGATCCTCAAGTTCGAAGGCGCCTGGCACGGCATGCACGACTACGCGCTGTGGGGCACGGTGCCGACCGATGCCAGCGACTATCCGCACTCCGAACCCGACTCGGCGGGGATTCCGAGCGTCCTGGGCGACGAGGTGCTCGTGGCCCCGTTCAACGAGCTCGAGATCACGCGGCAGCTCATTGAATCGCACGCCGACGACCTCGCCGCTGTGATCGTGGAGCCGCTGCAGCGCGTGCTCAAGCCCGAGCCCGGCTTCCTCGAAGGCCTCCGCGAGCTCACCGCCCGCCTCAGCATCGTGCTCATCTTCGACGAGATTGTCACCGGGTTTCGCATCGCCTGGGGCGGGGCCCAGGAGCGCTACGGCGTGATGCCCGACATGGCCACCTATGGCAAGGCCATGGCCGGGGCGTTCCCGCTGGCGGCAATCATGGGCCGTGCCGACGTCATGGACGTATACGCGCGCCAATCACGCTCGACGCGCGACGTGGCTTGGGCCAGCGGCACGTTCAGCGGAAACCCAGTCGCCGCCGCCGCCGGTGTCGCCGCCCTCGATGTCCTTTCAGCCGACGGCGTCTACGACCGCCTCCAAGCCACCGGGTCGCGACTGCGACGGGGCATTGAAGACTTGGGCCGCAAGCACGGCGTCCCCACGCAAGCGTTGGGGGAAGACCCCGTCTTCGGCGTCCGGTTCATGGAAAACGCCCACCCGAAGACCTGGATGGACCTGCAAGATCACGACGGCGACTTCGGCCATCGCTGGAGCGTCGAGTGCATCCGAGGCGGCCTGCTGCTCAATCCCAACGAAAAGTGGTACGTCTCGATCGCCCACGACGACGCCGACCTCGACCGCACGTTCGAGATTCTCGATGGGGCGTTCCGGCGGGCGCTCGGCTAG
- a CDS encoding amino acid ABC transporter ATP-binding protein has translation MIVCESVHKWFGDFCAVRDVSMRVKRGEVVVIFGPSGSGKSTFIRMINRLEEHQQGRIVVDGIEMTNDVRNLDAIRREVGMVFQQFNLFPHMTAINNIMLAPQRVRHMPRDEAQQTALQLLERVGIPEQANKYPAELSGGQQQRVAIARALAMQPQIMLFDEPTSALDPEMIKEVLDVMRELAASGMTMLCVTHEMGFAREVADRMAFFDEGALVELGPPSQIFNNPQEERTQLFLDQIL, from the coding sequence ATCATCGTCTGCGAAAGCGTCCACAAGTGGTTCGGCGATTTCTGCGCCGTCCGCGATGTGAGCATGCGCGTCAAGCGGGGCGAGGTGGTCGTCATCTTCGGACCCTCGGGATCGGGCAAGTCCACCTTCATCCGCATGATCAACCGGCTCGAAGAGCACCAGCAGGGCCGGATCGTGGTCGACGGCATCGAGATGACCAACGACGTGCGCAACCTCGACGCCATCCGCCGCGAAGTCGGCATGGTGTTTCAGCAGTTCAACCTCTTCCCCCACATGACCGCCATCAACAACATCATGCTGGCGCCGCAGCGGGTGCGGCACATGCCCAGGGACGAAGCGCAGCAGACCGCGCTTCAGCTGCTCGAGCGCGTCGGCATTCCCGAACAGGCGAACAAATATCCGGCCGAACTATCCGGCGGGCAGCAACAACGCGTCGCCATCGCCCGCGCCCTCGCCATGCAGCCGCAGATCATGCTGTTCGACGAGCCGACGTCCGCACTCGACCCGGAAATGATCAAGGAAGTGCTGGACGTGATGCGGGAACTGGCCGCCTCCGGCATGACCATGCTCTGCGTGACCCACGAGATGGGCTTCGCCCGCGAGGTCGCCGACCGCATGGCCTTCTTTGACGAGGGCGCGCTGGTCGAGCTGGGCCCGCCGAGCCAGATCTTCAACAATCCGCAGGAAGAACGCACCCAGCTCTTCCTCGACCAAATCCTGTAG
- a CDS encoding ABC transporter substrate-binding protein yields MARAKAVSRRSLLRGSAAALAGSVGAATLAACGEAEVVEKIVTVTEIKEVVKEVPVETVVTKEVIKEVIKEVPVEVIKEVPVETIKEVPVEKVVVKEVVVEKVVTKEVIVEKIVEPSPTPEPTATPEPSPAAEPTAAVAERPMAPEGRNMEATGFIPSSFQEAPSLAARVAAGELPPVEERLPSEPLVWQPWEAIGTYGGRLNFGSVAISVDIGNANRTDTLAYDMTGTALVNDAVKHHEVSSDGTTVILELRQGHKWSDGAPFTSENFQWHYDNYMLNAELQPRGPWPPINGNPPKVETPDELTVEISYPDPAPIFLDRLGRGGSERGFYIASHYIEQFHADFNPEAERLARRDGFDDWTQQYRAKMRWGAHQTWFTRHAVDRPVLAPWMLTAHSVDRASLDRNPYFHIVDTEGNQLPYVEGLNFELLSDREVYQIRLTQGSLDFGQFELDFYNMPLYRDREASGNYRTLISKALRSSALALQPNWTYKDAAVAEIFQELDFRIALSVAIDRELINDAVYFGLATPFQGTILPSYPFYENHWGTIHTEYDPAKANELLDGLGLNQRDAQGWRLRPDGERLTLIMEIGDQEGPKDAIAELVAENWREVGLDTRWIQMERPIYEERLDLLTEIMIGTEHTEATGYFTRWVPWVWGYKGKRAVWAGGWTAWFATNGGWGPEPPDEIKANAEAKWRWQLSAPGTPDYDRWGKEYFGWQAEHLTVIGTVGFAPQPVIINNRVKNFPDDEANLWFGAGANFTKPYRAFQWFIPDA; encoded by the coding sequence ATGGCTCGAGCGAAGGCAGTCAGTCGCCGATCGTTGCTCCGGGGAAGCGCGGCGGCATTGGCCGGAAGCGTGGGCGCGGCGACGCTGGCGGCCTGTGGCGAAGCCGAAGTCGTCGAAAAGATCGTGACGGTCACCGAGATCAAGGAGGTTGTGAAGGAAGTCCCGGTCGAGACGGTCGTCACCAAAGAAGTGATCAAGGAGGTGATCAAAGAAGTCCCGGTCGAGGTGATCAAGGAGGTCCCGGTCGAGACGATCAAGGAGGTGCCGGTTGAAAAGGTCGTAGTCAAAGAGGTTGTCGTTGAGAAGGTCGTGACCAAAGAAGTCATTGTCGAAAAGATCGTCGAGCCGAGTCCTACCCCTGAACCTACTGCTACCCCTGAGCCTAGTCCTGCCGCTGAACCCACCGCCGCGGTGGCGGAACGGCCGATGGCTCCCGAAGGCCGCAACATGGAGGCGACGGGGTTCATTCCCTCGAGCTTTCAGGAAGCGCCGTCGCTGGCAGCCCGCGTGGCGGCGGGTGAGTTGCCGCCGGTCGAGGAGCGCCTGCCATCTGAGCCTTTGGTCTGGCAGCCGTGGGAAGCGATCGGCACTTACGGCGGCCGCCTGAACTTTGGCAGCGTGGCGATTTCGGTGGACATCGGCAACGCCAACCGCACCGACACCCTGGCCTACGACATGACGGGCACCGCGCTGGTCAACGACGCCGTCAAGCATCACGAGGTGAGTTCCGATGGCACGACCGTCATCTTGGAACTGCGCCAGGGGCACAAGTGGTCGGACGGGGCCCCGTTCACGTCCGAAAACTTCCAGTGGCACTACGACAATTACATGCTGAACGCCGAGCTTCAGCCGCGTGGTCCGTGGCCGCCTATCAACGGCAATCCGCCGAAGGTCGAAACGCCCGACGAGCTGACGGTCGAGATCTCATATCCGGACCCGGCGCCGATCTTCCTGGACCGGCTGGGTCGCGGCGGGAGTGAGCGCGGGTTCTACATCGCGTCGCACTACATTGAGCAGTTCCACGCGGACTTCAACCCCGAGGCCGAGAGGTTGGCCAGACGGGATGGATTCGACGATTGGACGCAGCAGTACCGGGCCAAAATGCGCTGGGGCGCACACCAGACCTGGTTCACCCGGCATGCGGTGGACCGACCGGTGCTGGCGCCGTGGATGCTCACCGCTCACTCGGTGGACCGGGCCTCGCTCGACCGCAACCCGTACTTCCACATCGTCGACACGGAGGGGAACCAGCTTCCCTATGTGGAGGGCCTGAACTTCGAGCTGCTGTCGGACCGAGAGGTCTACCAAATCCGTCTGACGCAGGGATCGTTGGACTTCGGGCAGTTCGAGCTCGACTTCTACAACATGCCGCTGTACCGCGACCGGGAGGCCTCGGGCAACTACCGGACGCTGATCAGCAAGGCGCTCCGAAGCTCGGCACTGGCGCTCCAGCCCAACTGGACGTACAAGGACGCGGCGGTGGCCGAGATCTTCCAGGAGCTCGACTTCCGCATCGCGCTGTCAGTGGCCATCGACCGCGAACTCATCAACGACGCGGTGTACTTCGGTTTGGCGACGCCCTTTCAGGGCACGATCCTCCCGAGCTACCCGTTCTACGAGAACCACTGGGGCACGATCCACACCGAGTACGACCCGGCCAAGGCCAACGAGTTGCTCGACGGCTTGGGCCTCAACCAGCGCGACGCTCAAGGCTGGCGCTTGCGACCGGACGGCGAGCGCTTGACGCTGATCATGGAGATCGGCGACCAGGAAGGCCCGAAGGACGCGATCGCCGAGCTGGTGGCCGAGAATTGGCGCGAGGTCGGGCTCGACACCCGGTGGATCCAGATGGAGCGCCCGATCTACGAGGAGCGCCTGGACTTGCTCACCGAGATCATGATCGGTACCGAGCACACGGAAGCCACCGGGTACTTCACCCGCTGGGTCCCGTGGGTCTGGGGCTACAAGGGCAAGCGAGCCGTCTGGGCGGGCGGGTGGACCGCGTGGTTCGCCACCAACGGCGGATGGGGGCCCGAGCCGCCGGATGAGATCAAGGCCAACGCCGAGGCCAAATGGCGATGGCAATTGTCCGCTCCAGGCACACCCGACTACGACAGGTGGGGCAAGGAATACTTCGGGTGGCAGGCGGAGCACCTGACGGTGATCGGCACCGTGGGCTTCGCCCCGCAGCCGGTGATCATCAACAACCGGGTGAAGAACTTCCCCGACGACGAGGCGAACCTGTGGTTTGGCGCCGGGGCCAACTTCACCAAGCCCTACCGCGCGTTTCAATGGTTCATTCCCGACGCGTGA
- a CDS encoding amino acid ABC transporter substrate-binding protein → MRWKLGLILMMVAVFVVAVAACGEDAEEMVEEEPMVSRLATVQERGHVICASRNDVPGYGSLDANGRNVGFDIDLCRAVAAAVLGDSEAIEIVLITAAERGPTIQSGDVDLLVRTVTWTTSRDAGWGNYIHTTFYDGQGFMVSKDLGVSSAYELAGASVCVTSGTTTELNMADFFRQNNLEYNPIVFEDTDVVLDAYQEGQCDVFTNDRSQLAALRSALPNPGDHVILPETISEEPLGPVVPHGDEQWFDLVKTVIAGIIYAEAYGVNSGNVAAMAAGDNVKVKRLLGTEGSFGQETLGLRETFMQDVINSVGNYGEIYNRNLGPEGIDLPREGGRNALWANAPCTDCPKGGQIYAPPLR, encoded by the coding sequence ATGCGTTGGAAGCTGGGGTTGATCCTCATGATGGTGGCGGTCTTCGTCGTCGCCGTCGCGGCATGCGGCGAGGACGCCGAGGAAATGGTGGAAGAGGAGCCGATGGTCAGTCGCCTCGCCACCGTACAGGAGCGCGGACACGTCATCTGCGCCAGCCGTAACGACGTTCCCGGCTACGGCTCGCTTGACGCCAACGGCCGCAACGTCGGGTTTGACATCGACCTTTGTCGCGCGGTTGCAGCCGCGGTGCTCGGTGACTCCGAAGCGATCGAAATCGTGCTGATCACGGCTGCTGAGCGTGGCCCGACGATCCAGTCCGGCGACGTGGACCTGCTGGTCCGCACCGTGACCTGGACGACCTCCCGCGACGCCGGGTGGGGGAACTACATCCACACCACGTTCTACGACGGTCAGGGATTCATGGTCTCCAAGGACCTTGGAGTCAGCTCCGCCTATGAGTTGGCCGGCGCCTCGGTCTGCGTCACCAGTGGTACGACCACTGAGCTGAACATGGCCGACTTCTTCCGGCAGAACAACCTCGAGTACAACCCGATCGTGTTCGAGGACACCGACGTCGTGCTGGACGCCTACCAGGAAGGCCAGTGCGATGTCTTCACCAACGACCGCTCGCAGCTGGCTGCGCTCCGCAGCGCGCTGCCGAACCCGGGCGACCACGTGATCCTTCCGGAGACCATCTCCGAGGAGCCGCTTGGCCCGGTCGTCCCCCACGGTGACGAGCAGTGGTTCGACCTGGTGAAGACGGTGATCGCCGGGATCATCTACGCCGAGGCCTACGGCGTGAACAGCGGCAACGTCGCGGCGATGGCCGCCGGCGACAACGTCAAGGTGAAGCGCCTGCTGGGCACCGAAGGCAGCTTCGGCCAGGAAACCCTCGGCCTGAGGGAAACCTTCATGCAGGACGTGATCAACAGCGTGGGCAACTACGGCGAGATCTACAACCGCAACCTCGGTCCGGAGGGCATTGACCTCCCGCGCGAGGGCGGTCGGAACGCGCTGTGGGCCAACGCTCCGTGCACCGATTGCCCGAAGGGCGGTCAGATCTACGCGCCGCCGCTGCGCTAG
- a CDS encoding glycoside hydrolase family 32 protein, with protein sequence MSAEDNRRCLADDRYRPAYHFTAPANFLGDPNGTIHWDGAFHLFYQHNPDDAYDNPRRMHWGHAVSRDLVHWRDLPIALAPEPGGPDRSGCYSGGAIDLDGVPALVYYGNPDGICVATSTDGLRTWSRHPSNPLIPHPTDPEAGWRAWDPCAWRDGDTWYLVCGGKVEGAGDTAFLFRSRDFVNWDYRGLLYEPGNESDCAVPDLFRLGEAHVLLFASHERGVQYYVGAMEGEQFVPRRHGRMNFGGFSLESGTLCAGLSLRDDADRRLMFGWVTEGRTEAAQRASGWSGVMCLPRVLALGGDGLLRIEPVPELQALRGVHRRFDDLHVPAGAPAPLDGVDASCSEVAVAFERETAGEVGIAVGRSPDGAEETRIVYSRAEGRISLDPGDSSAAPDVVGRAVQHAPLDLDTDEALQLRIFIDRSIVEVFANGRQCLTQRIYPSRSDSRGVALFAQLDAGVCSVDVWQMRSIWS encoded by the coding sequence GTGAGCGCCGAGGACAACCGCCGGTGCCTGGCGGACGACCGCTACCGTCCCGCGTATCACTTCACGGCGCCGGCGAACTTTCTCGGCGATCCGAACGGGACGATCCATTGGGACGGCGCCTTTCACCTCTTCTACCAGCACAACCCCGACGACGCCTATGACAATCCGCGGCGGATGCATTGGGGCCATGCCGTCAGCCGGGACCTGGTGCATTGGCGGGACTTGCCGATCGCGCTGGCGCCCGAGCCCGGCGGACCCGACCGCAGCGGCTGCTACAGCGGCGGCGCGATCGATCTCGATGGCGTGCCGGCGCTGGTGTACTACGGCAATCCCGACGGCATTTGCGTCGCGACGAGCACGGACGGCCTGCGCACGTGGTCGCGGCATCCGTCCAATCCGCTGATCCCGCATCCGACCGACCCGGAGGCCGGGTGGCGGGCGTGGGACCCGTGCGCGTGGCGTGACGGGGACACGTGGTATCTGGTCTGCGGCGGCAAGGTCGAGGGCGCCGGCGACACGGCGTTCCTGTTCCGCTCGCGGGATTTCGTGAACTGGGACTACCGCGGCTTGCTCTATGAGCCGGGCAACGAGAGCGATTGCGCGGTTCCCGACCTGTTCAGATTGGGCGAAGCGCACGTGCTGCTCTTCGCCAGCCACGAGCGGGGCGTGCAGTACTACGTGGGCGCGATGGAAGGAGAGCAGTTTGTGCCGCGGCGGCATGGCCGCATGAACTTCGGCGGGTTCTCGCTCGAGAGCGGGACGCTGTGCGCCGGGCTTTCGCTGCGCGACGACGCCGACCGCCGCCTCATGTTTGGCTGGGTGACCGAGGGCCGCACGGAGGCCGCCCAACGGGCTTCGGGTTGGTCGGGCGTGATGTGCCTACCGCGGGTGCTCGCGCTCGGCGGCGACGGCCTGCTGCGAATCGAGCCGGTGCCGGAACTCCAGGCGCTGCGGGGCGTTCATCGGCGCTTCGACGACTTGCATGTGCCAGCGGGAGCGCCGGCGCCGTTGGACGGCGTGGATGCATCCTGCTCCGAGGTGGCGGTGGCCTTCGAGCGCGAGACCGCGGGCGAAGTCGGTATCGCCGTGGGCCGTTCGCCGGACGGGGCGGAGGAGACGCGGATCGTCTATTCGCGTGCCGAGGGTCGGATATCCCTCGATCCCGGAGATTCGAGCGCCGCCCCGGACGTGGTTGGGCGCGCCGTGCAGCACGCGCCGCTTGATTTGGACACAGACGAGGCGCTGCAGTTGCGGATATTCATCGATCGATCAATCGTTGAGGTGTTTGCCAACGGGCGGCAGTGCCTGACCCAGCGGATCTACCCTTCGCGTTCGGACAGTCGCGGCGTGGCGCTGTTCGCTCAACTGGACGCGGGCGTGTGCTCGGTGGACGTCTGGCAGATGCGCTCGATCTGGTCGTGA
- a CDS encoding phytanoyl-CoA dioxygenase family protein, giving the protein MAAGEVTQAMVDFYRVHGAVKLPGLISCEEAAAYREEGMKLLLAGPTGELDIDGANQQRVQLWKWNETMRALTMLPRLGAAAERLAGMPLRLWHDDIIAKPPQNDGPTRPHQDMPLWALGNAPGALTAWIALQDTSVEMGCMSFAMGSQHWKDLPKEVAHGHRPDIAKGSLQNVDEVAWLPRITIPLQAGDCTFHNGYTFHMAGPNLTDEWRVAHRVAMVDAAAVYDPHLPHPVIDGLGLDPGDGLPDSAFPLVAGWAGAAASG; this is encoded by the coding sequence ATGGCAGCGGGTGAAGTGACGCAGGCGATGGTGGACTTCTACCGCGTCCACGGGGCGGTGAAGCTGCCGGGACTCATCAGCTGTGAGGAGGCGGCCGCCTACCGCGAGGAGGGGATGAAGCTGCTGCTGGCGGGGCCGACGGGCGAACTGGATATCGACGGCGCGAACCAGCAGCGGGTGCAGCTGTGGAAGTGGAACGAGACCATGCGTGCGCTGACGATGCTTCCCCGGCTGGGGGCGGCCGCCGAGCGGTTGGCGGGGATGCCGCTGCGCCTGTGGCACGACGACATCATTGCCAAGCCGCCGCAAAACGACGGGCCGACCCGGCCGCACCAGGACATGCCGCTGTGGGCGCTGGGCAACGCGCCCGGCGCGCTCACCGCCTGGATCGCGCTTCAGGACACGTCGGTCGAGATGGGCTGCATGAGCTTTGCCATGGGCAGCCAGCACTGGAAGGACCTGCCCAAGGAGGTGGCGCACGGCCACCGGCCGGACATCGCCAAGGGCTCGCTGCAAAACGTGGACGAGGTGGCGTGGTTGCCGAGAATCACCATCCCGCTGCAGGCGGGCGATTGCACGTTTCACAACGGCTACACGTTTCACATGGCTGGTCCGAATCTGACCGACGAGTGGCGCGTGGCCCATCGCGTGGCGATGGTGGACGCGGCGGCGGTCTATGACCCGCACCTGCCGCACCCGGTGATCGACGGCTTGGGGCTGGACCCTGGCGACGGACTTCCGGACAGCGCGTTTCCGTTGGTTGCGGGCTGGGCTGGGGCGGCTGCGTCGGGCTAG
- a CDS encoding ABC transporter permease subunit (The N-terminal region of this protein, as described by TIGR01726, is a three transmembrane segment that identifies a subfamily of ABC transporter permease subunits, which specificities that include histidine, arginine, glutamine, glutamate, L-cystine (sic), the opines (in Agrobacterium) octopine and nopaline, etc.) codes for MNRLLYVQGVPFWRNVVVLRWAVQIVSAILVIAVIAGFFGNVSREIAARDIPFGYGFLDREAQIPIGESIIGYHPSDSFAYGLLVAALNTVKASVLGVILATLLGIVVGVARLSPNWLLNRIALVYIEVFRNIPLLVQLLFWFLIVLSLPTVREGYVAFDAFYLSNSGVNLPWPVPQDGFWPWALATVIGIVVAVIVARRLHWRETETGKPSYPVVAGLAITIGVGAIALLFLAPMTIDVPSPEGRFGRLQGGAELSGSFTALLVGLVMYTSSFIAEIVRAGIQSVSKGQTEAARSVGMSGMLTLRHVTFPQSLRVIIPPTISQYLNLTKNSSLAAAIGYPDLVSVASTMTQTAPAISLILVVMLTYLAMSLTYSLIGNLYNRAIRFKGT; via the coding sequence GTGAACCGGTTGCTCTACGTTCAAGGCGTCCCGTTCTGGCGCAACGTGGTTGTGTTGCGCTGGGCGGTGCAGATCGTCTCCGCGATCCTGGTCATCGCGGTGATCGCGGGATTCTTCGGCAACGTGTCAAGGGAAATCGCCGCGCGGGACATTCCCTTCGGCTATGGCTTCCTCGACCGCGAAGCCCAGATTCCCATCGGCGAATCGATCATTGGCTACCACCCGTCCGACAGCTTCGCCTACGGCTTGCTGGTCGCCGCGCTCAACACCGTCAAAGCCTCGGTGCTGGGCGTCATTCTCGCCACCCTGCTCGGCATCGTGGTCGGCGTGGCGCGCCTCTCGCCCAACTGGCTGCTGAACCGGATCGCCCTCGTCTACATCGAGGTTTTCCGCAACATCCCGCTGCTGGTGCAGCTGCTCTTCTGGTTCCTGATCGTGCTGAGCCTGCCCACGGTGCGCGAGGGCTACGTCGCCTTCGACGCCTTCTATCTCAGCAACAGCGGCGTCAACCTGCCCTGGCCGGTCCCGCAAGACGGATTCTGGCCCTGGGCGCTCGCAACCGTCATCGGCATCGTCGTCGCCGTAATCGTGGCCCGTCGCCTGCATTGGCGCGAAACCGAGACGGGCAAGCCCAGCTATCCCGTTGTCGCCGGGCTCGCGATCACCATTGGCGTGGGCGCGATCGCCTTGCTCTTCCTCGCGCCGATGACCATCGACGTTCCCAGTCCCGAAGGCAGGTTTGGACGCCTGCAAGGCGGCGCCGAGCTCAGCGGCAGCTTCACCGCGCTACTCGTCGGGCTGGTCATGTATACCTCGTCGTTCATTGCCGAGATCGTCAGGGCCGGCATCCAATCCGTCAGCAAGGGGCAGACGGAAGCAGCGCGCTCGGTCGGCATGTCGGGCATGCTCACGCTGCGGCACGTCACGTTTCCGCAGTCCCTGCGCGTCATCATCCCGCCGACCATCAGCCAATATCTGAATCTCACCAAGAACTCGAGCCTCGCGGCCGCCATCGGCTACCCCGACCTGGTGAGCGTCGCGAGCACGATGACGCAGACCGCGCCGGCCATCTCGTTGATTCTGGTCGTCATGCTCACCTATCTCGCCATGAGCTTGACCTATTCGTTGATCGGCAATCTGTATAACCGCGCCATCAGGTTCAAGGGCACATGA